The proteins below are encoded in one region of Buttiauxella gaviniae:
- a CDS encoding DUF3251 domain-containing protein — MTKSYLRIFLVTSLVSLSACAQQNKVRQMKSEVGALNQDLTQLSNQTLKLTQQNALNAKSTTGVYLLPGSKTPARLNSQLGNLQMSLSGVTAETNGSRGMLIIKGESNEPLPAFTGKVEWGQIQGTTDNYQEVNVQSQQFNAPASVLAPSDVSIPLQLSALSPDQLGFVRIHDIQPVDPSQALPPQ, encoded by the coding sequence ATGACAAAGAGTTACCTAAGAATTTTCTTGGTTACCAGCCTGGTGAGCCTCAGTGCCTGCGCCCAGCAAAATAAAGTGCGTCAGATGAAGAGCGAAGTGGGTGCATTAAATCAGGACTTAACGCAACTCAGCAACCAAACCCTGAAGCTGACACAGCAAAATGCACTAAATGCCAAATCGACAACGGGCGTCTATTTGCTACCCGGCTCAAAAACGCCTGCTCGCCTAAATAGCCAGTTAGGCAATTTGCAGATGTCCCTGAGCGGAGTTACGGCTGAAACCAACGGCAGTCGTGGCATGCTGATTATTAAAGGTGAATCCAACGAGCCGCTGCCTGCTTTTACTGGCAAAGTGGAGTGGGGTCAGATTCAAGGCACCACCGATAACTATCAGGAAGTGAATGTCCAGTCCCAGCAATTCAATGCTCCAGCGAGCGTATTAGCGCCGAGCGACGTTAGCATTCCGTTGCAACTTTCAGCTCTTTCACCGGATCAGTTGGGTTTTGTACGCATTCATGACATCCAGCCTGTAGATCCTTCTCAGGCGTTGCCTCCCCAATAA
- the nrdR gene encoding transcriptional regulator NrdR, with amino-acid sequence MHCPFCFAVDTKVIDSRLVGEGSSVRRRRQCLVCHERFTTFEVAELVMPRVVKSNDVREPFNEDKLRSGFLKALEKRPVSSDDVEMAINHIKSQLRGTGEREVPSKMIGNLVMEQLKKLDKVAYIRFASVYRSFEDIREFGEEIARLQD; translated from the coding sequence ATGCATTGCCCATTCTGTTTCGCAGTAGACACTAAAGTGATTGATTCCCGACTCGTCGGCGAAGGATCATCCGTGCGTCGCCGCCGTCAGTGCCTGGTTTGCCATGAACGTTTTACGACTTTTGAAGTGGCAGAGCTTGTGATGCCGCGTGTTGTCAAAAGTAATGATGTTCGTGAGCCGTTTAATGAAGACAAGCTGCGCAGCGGGTTTTTAAAAGCGCTGGAAAAACGCCCGGTAAGTTCAGACGACGTTGAGATGGCGATAAACCATATCAAATCTCAGTTACGCGGAACCGGCGAGCGTGAAGTGCCGAGCAAAATGATCGGCAATCTGGTCATGGAACAGCTTAAAAAACTCGATAAAGTCGCCTATATCCGCTTTGCCTCGGTTTATCGCAGTTTTGAAGATATCCGCGAATTTGGCGAAGAAATTGCCCGTTTACAGGATTAA
- the ribD gene encoding bifunctional diaminohydroxyphosphoribosylaminopyrimidine deaminase/5-amino-6-(5-phosphoribosylamino)uracil reductase RibD, producing the protein MSLDEKFMARALQLAKRGRFTTMPNPNVGCVIAKDGEIVGEGFHFRAGEPHAEVHALRMAGEKARGATAYVTLEPCSHHGRTPPCCDALIAAGVSRVVAAMQDPNPQVAGRGLYRLQQAGIDVSHGLMMNEAEAINRGFLKRMRTGFPFIQLKLGASLDGRTAMANGESQWITSPESRRDVQRLRAQSAAILSSSATVLADDPSLTVRWNELGGATQAVYTEENLRQPTRIILDRENRVTPGHKIIAQPGETWLARCKADEQTWPEGVEQFIVPEHNGHLDLVVMMMLLGKRQINSIWVETGATLGGALLQAGLVDELIVYVAPKLLGNDARGLCNLPGLEKLADAPEFSFSEVRRVGPDLCLHLTPRYAGS; encoded by the coding sequence ATGTCGCTTGATGAAAAATTTATGGCTCGCGCTCTGCAATTGGCTAAGCGTGGACGTTTCACTACTATGCCCAACCCAAATGTAGGCTGCGTGATTGCTAAAGATGGCGAAATCGTTGGGGAAGGTTTTCACTTTCGAGCGGGTGAACCGCATGCGGAAGTGCATGCGTTGCGTATGGCTGGCGAGAAAGCGCGGGGCGCTACGGCGTATGTGACGCTTGAACCTTGCAGCCATCACGGGCGCACACCGCCATGTTGCGATGCATTAATTGCGGCCGGTGTTTCACGCGTGGTTGCTGCAATGCAGGACCCAAATCCGCAAGTTGCAGGGCGTGGTTTGTACCGCCTGCAACAGGCGGGCATCGACGTCAGCCACGGTTTGATGATGAATGAAGCCGAAGCGATTAACCGTGGTTTCCTGAAGCGTATGCGTACCGGCTTCCCGTTTATTCAACTGAAATTAGGTGCGTCTCTTGATGGGCGCACAGCGATGGCAAATGGCGAAAGCCAGTGGATTACTTCGCCTGAATCACGTCGCGACGTACAGCGCCTGCGTGCGCAGAGTGCGGCGATCCTTAGCAGTAGCGCAACAGTGTTGGCGGACGATCCCTCTTTAACTGTCCGTTGGAATGAGCTGGGCGGCGCGACTCAGGCGGTTTATACCGAAGAAAATCTGCGTCAGCCGACGCGTATTATTCTCGATCGCGAAAATCGCGTCACGCCGGGGCATAAAATCATCGCCCAGCCAGGAGAAACATGGCTTGCACGCTGCAAAGCGGATGAGCAAACATGGCCTGAAGGCGTTGAACAATTTATCGTGCCAGAACATAACGGCCACCTCGATCTGGTTGTGATGATGATGTTGCTGGGCAAGCGCCAGATCAACAGCATCTGGGTCGAGACGGGGGCTACACTCGGCGGTGCGCTTCTACAAGCGGGGCTTGTGGATGAATTAATTGTTTACGTTGCGCCAAAATTATTAGGTAACGACGCGCGTGGTCTTTGTAACCTGCCAGGCCTTGAAAAGCTTGCCGATGCGCCTGAATTTAGCTTTAGCGAAGTGAGAAGAGTTGGCCCTGATTTGTGCCTTCATTTAACGCCTCGATACGCTGGCTCGTAA
- the ribH gene encoding 6,7-dimethyl-8-ribityllumazine synthase, with protein MNIIEAAVATPDARVAITIARFNNFINDSLLDGAIDALKRIGQVKDENITVVWVPGAYELPLAADALAKTKRYDAVIALGTVIRGGTAHFEYVAGGASNGLAHVAQETGIPVAFGVLTTESIEQAIERAGTKAGNKGAEAALTALEMINVLKAIKA; from the coding sequence ATGAACATTATTGAAGCAGCCGTTGCTACTCCAGACGCTCGCGTCGCCATCACCATCGCGCGTTTTAACAACTTCATCAATGACAGCCTGCTCGACGGTGCGATTGACGCCCTGAAACGTATCGGCCAGGTTAAAGATGAAAATATCACCGTGGTCTGGGTTCCGGGTGCTTATGAGCTGCCACTGGCGGCAGACGCACTGGCGAAAACTAAGCGTTATGACGCGGTGATTGCGCTGGGTACGGTTATCCGTGGCGGCACAGCTCACTTCGAATATGTTGCTGGCGGTGCCAGCAATGGCCTGGCACATGTTGCTCAGGAAACAGGTATTCCAGTCGCCTTTGGCGTGCTGACCACCGAAAGTATTGAACAAGCCATCGAACGCGCTGGCACAAAAGCCGGTAACAAAGGTGCAGAAGCTGCACTGACCGCGCTTGAAATGATTAATGTATTGAAAGCCATCAAGGCCTGA
- the nusB gene encoding transcription antitermination factor NusB translates to MKPAARRRARECAVQALYSWQLSRNDIADVEYQFLAEQDVKDVDVNYFRELLVGVATNSAYLDGLMKPYLSRQLEELGQVEKAVLRIALFELSKRDDVPYKVAINEAIDLAKTFGAEDSHKFVNGVLDKAAPQIRPRKK, encoded by the coding sequence GTGAAACCTGCTGCTCGTCGCCGTGCCCGTGAGTGTGCCGTTCAGGCGCTTTACTCCTGGCAGTTATCTCGAAATGACATCGCTGATGTCGAATACCAGTTCCTGGCGGAACAGGACGTCAAAGACGTTGACGTTAACTACTTCCGCGAACTGTTGGTCGGGGTGGCTACTAACAGCGCGTATCTGGATGGGCTGATGAAGCCTTATCTGTCCCGTCAACTCGAAGAGTTGGGCCAGGTAGAAAAAGCGGTTCTGCGTATCGCACTGTTCGAACTGTCTAAACGTGATGACGTGCCATACAAAGTGGCGATTAACGAAGCCATCGATCTGGCGAAAACCTTCGGTGCCGAAGACAGCCACAAGTTTGTGAATGGTGTTCTTGATAAAGCTGCTCCGCAAATTCGTCCCCGCAAAAAGTAA
- the thiL gene encoding thiamine-phosphate kinase: MACGEFSLIARYFDRVRSSRRDVETGIGDDCALLTVAEKQLLAISTDTLVSGIHFLPDIDPRDLGYKALAVNLSDLAAMGADPSWLTLAITLPEVDESWLAAFSDSLFEQLDYYDMQLIGGDTTRGPLSMTLGIHGLVPVGRALKRSGARPGDWIYVTGTPGDSAAGLAILQERLTVEDPQQAAWLKKRHLRPTPRILHGQALRDLASSAIDLSDGLISDLGHILKASECGARIDLDSLPYSEAMKANVNPEQAMQWALSGGEDYELCFTVPELNRGALDVAIGNLGIPFTCIGQVGPESEGLQFFQDGKPVKLNLKGYDHFAPL, encoded by the coding sequence ATGGCATGCGGTGAGTTTTCCTTAATTGCCCGTTATTTTGATCGCGTAAGAAGTTCTCGCCGCGATGTGGAAACCGGAATTGGCGATGATTGTGCATTGCTGACGGTCGCCGAGAAGCAGCTATTAGCGATAAGTACCGATACGCTTGTCTCGGGCATTCATTTCCTGCCGGATATTGACCCGCGCGATTTGGGCTACAAAGCGCTGGCGGTGAATTTAAGTGATTTGGCTGCCATGGGTGCCGATCCGAGCTGGTTGACGCTCGCTATTACTCTTCCTGAAGTTGATGAAAGCTGGCTTGCAGCCTTCAGCGACAGTCTGTTTGAACAACTCGACTATTACGATATGCAGCTGATTGGCGGCGATACCACGCGTGGCCCGCTCTCCATGACGCTCGGCATTCATGGTCTGGTGCCGGTTGGCCGTGCCCTTAAACGAAGCGGTGCGCGTCCGGGCGACTGGATTTATGTCACCGGTACACCGGGTGATAGCGCTGCTGGCCTGGCGATTTTGCAGGAACGTTTAACCGTTGAAGATCCGCAGCAAGCTGCATGGCTGAAAAAACGCCATTTGCGACCAACGCCGCGAATTCTGCATGGCCAGGCGCTGCGTGATTTGGCGAGCAGCGCGATTGATCTTTCTGACGGTTTGATTTCCGATTTAGGTCATATCCTCAAAGCCAGTGAGTGCGGGGCGCGAATCGATCTCGATTCCCTGCCATATTCTGAAGCCATGAAAGCTAACGTGAATCCCGAGCAGGCGATGCAATGGGCGCTTTCTGGTGGAGAAGATTACGAATTGTGCTTTACCGTGCCCGAGCTAAACCGTGGTGCGCTGGACGTGGCTATTGGCAATCTTGGGATTCCCTTTACCTGCATCGGCCAGGTTGGGCCGGAGTCAGAAGGGCTACAATTTTTCCAGGATGGTAAACCGGTAAAGCTGAATTTAAAAGGATACGACCACTTTGCTCCGCTCTAA
- the pgpA gene encoding phosphatidylglycerophosphatase A, with protein MLRSKDVAKSRLKLSNPWHLLATGFGSGLSPIMPGTVGSLAAIPFWYGMTFLPLQLYSLVIMVGICIGVYLCHQTARDMGVHDHGSIVWDEFIGMWITLMALPTNDWRWVAAGFVVFRILDIWKPWPIRWFDRNVHGGMGIMVDDIIAGVISAGIIYVIGHHWPIGLF; from the coding sequence TTGCTCCGCTCTAAAGATGTGGCTAAAAGCCGTCTCAAGCTCAGCAATCCCTGGCATTTACTCGCTACGGGTTTCGGTAGCGGGCTAAGCCCGATTATGCCGGGAACGGTGGGGTCGCTTGCGGCAATCCCATTCTGGTATGGCATGACATTTTTGCCATTGCAGCTTTATTCGCTGGTGATAATGGTCGGTATTTGTATCGGGGTTTATCTTTGCCACCAGACCGCACGCGACATGGGCGTTCATGACCACGGCAGTATCGTGTGGGATGAGTTCATCGGCATGTGGATTACCCTGATGGCGCTGCCAACGAATGACTGGCGTTGGGTTGCGGCCGGTTTTGTTGTCTTCCGTATTCTTGATATCTGGAAGCCGTGGCCGATTCGCTGGTTTGACCGCAATGTGCATGGCGGGATGGGCATTATGGTAGATGACATCATCGCAGGCGTTATCTCTGCGGGGATAATCTATGTCATTGGGCACCACTGGCCCATCGGGCTATTTTGA
- a CDS encoding aldo/keto reductase: protein MQYNTLGKTDLKVSRLCLGCMTFGEPDRGNHAWTLPEESSRLIIKHAIDNGINFFDTANSYSDGSSEEIVGRALKDFMRREDAVLATKVYFQVGDLPEGLSRAQILRSIDDSLRRLGTDYVDLLQIHRWDYNTPIEETLEALNDVVKAGKARYIGASSMHSAQFAQALALQDQHGWARFVTMQDHYNLLYREEELDMLPLCYEQGVAVIPWSPLARGKLTRPWGDTTARSVSDEVGKNLYDASADNDALIAERLANVAADRGVSRAQVALAWLLSKPGVAAPIIGVSREHQLDDLLGAVDLTLKPEEIAELETVYQPHEKVGFK, encoded by the coding sequence ATGCAATACAACACGTTAGGAAAAACAGATCTCAAGGTTTCCCGTCTTTGCCTGGGTTGTATGACCTTTGGTGAGCCAGACCGTGGCAATCACGCCTGGACCCTTCCCGAAGAGAGCAGCCGCCTCATCATCAAACACGCCATTGATAACGGCATTAATTTCTTTGATACCGCCAACAGCTATTCCGACGGTAGCAGCGAAGAGATTGTCGGGCGTGCGCTGAAAGATTTTATGCGACGTGAAGATGCCGTTCTCGCCACCAAAGTTTATTTTCAGGTCGGTGATTTACCCGAGGGCCTTTCGCGGGCGCAGATACTGCGTTCAATCGATGACAGCCTGCGTCGCCTGGGAACCGATTATGTCGATCTGCTGCAAATCCACCGCTGGGACTACAACACACCGATTGAAGAGACGCTTGAGGCGCTTAATGACGTGGTGAAAGCGGGTAAAGCGCGCTATATCGGCGCATCATCCATGCACAGCGCACAGTTCGCTCAGGCGCTGGCATTGCAGGATCAGCACGGTTGGGCGCGTTTCGTCACCATGCAGGATCACTACAACTTACTTTACCGCGAAGAAGAGCTCGACATGCTGCCGCTATGCTACGAGCAAGGGGTTGCGGTGATCCCATGGAGCCCGTTGGCGCGAGGCAAACTGACCCGTCCGTGGGGCGATACTACCGCGCGCTCAGTATCCGATGAGGTCGGTAAAAATCTCTATGACGCAAGCGCAGATAACGATGCCCTGATTGCCGAGCGTCTGGCGAATGTAGCGGCAGATAGAGGTGTGTCGCGTGCACAGGTCGCGCTGGCCTGGCTGTTAAGCAAACCAGGCGTGGCCGCGCCGATTATTGGCGTGTCTCGTGAACATCAGTTGGATGACTTGCTGGGTGCGGTAGATTTAACGCTGAAACCGGAAGAGATTGCGGAGCTGGAGACAGTTTACCAGCCGCATGAAAAAGTAGGATTTAAGTAG
- the dxs gene encoding 1-deoxy-D-xylulose-5-phosphate synthase yields MSFDIAKYPTLALVESAPELRLLPKESLPKLCDELRRYLLDSVSRSSGHFASGLGTVELTVALHYVYNTPFDQLIWDVGHQAYPHKIITGRRDKIGTIRQKGGLHPFPWRAESEYDVLSVGHSSTSISAGIGIAVAAEKEGKNRRTVCVIGDGAITAGMAFEAMNHAGDIRPNMLVILNDNEMSISENVGALNNHLAQLLSGKLYSSLREGGKKVFSGVPPIKELLKRTEEHLKGMVVPGTLFEELGFNYIGPVDGHDVLGLVNTLKNMRDLTGPQFLHIMTKKGRGYAPAEKDPISFHAVPKFDPQSGTLPKASGGLPSYSKIFGNWLCETAARDDKLMAITPAMREGSGMVEFSRQYPSQYFDVAIAEQHAVTFAAGLAIGGYKPVVAIYSTFLQRAYDQVIHDVAIQKLPVLFAIDRAGIVGADGQTHQGAFDISFLRCIPEMVIMTPSDENECRQMLHTGYHYNEGPSAVRYPRGNGTGTELQPLESLPIGKGVKKREGEKIALLNFGTLLPEAEAVAQSLNATLVDMRFVKPLDEALILELAASHESLVTIEENAVIGGAGSGVNEVLMANRKVVPVLNIGLPDYFIPQGSQEEARTAIGLDANGMETKIRDWLK; encoded by the coding sequence ATGAGTTTTGATATTGCCAAATACCCGACCCTCGCACTGGTGGAATCAGCCCCCGAGCTACGCCTGTTGCCAAAAGAGAGCTTACCGAAACTTTGCGACGAACTGCGTCGCTATTTGCTCGATAGCGTAAGCCGCTCCAGCGGGCACTTTGCCTCTGGCCTTGGCACAGTAGAACTGACTGTGGCGCTTCACTATGTGTATAACACGCCATTCGACCAGTTAATCTGGGATGTCGGTCATCAGGCTTATCCGCATAAAATCATTACTGGCCGTCGTGACAAAATTGGCACCATCCGGCAGAAAGGTGGCTTGCACCCCTTCCCGTGGCGTGCCGAAAGTGAATATGACGTGTTGAGCGTCGGCCACTCGTCTACTTCAATTAGCGCGGGAATTGGCATTGCCGTAGCCGCCGAAAAAGAAGGCAAAAACCGTCGCACAGTCTGTGTGATTGGCGATGGGGCCATTACCGCAGGTATGGCATTTGAAGCGATGAACCATGCGGGTGATATTCGCCCAAATATGCTCGTGATTCTCAACGACAACGAAATGTCGATTTCCGAGAACGTTGGCGCATTGAACAATCACCTCGCGCAGTTGCTTTCCGGCAAACTCTACTCTTCACTACGTGAAGGGGGGAAGAAAGTGTTCTCTGGCGTGCCGCCAATTAAAGAATTGCTCAAGCGTACCGAAGAGCACCTGAAAGGCATGGTAGTTCCGGGTACCTTATTTGAAGAGCTGGGCTTTAACTATATTGGCCCTGTCGATGGGCATGATGTTCTCGGGCTGGTGAATACGCTTAAAAACATGCGTGACCTGACTGGCCCGCAGTTCCTGCACATCATGACCAAAAAAGGCCGTGGTTACGCGCCTGCCGAAAAAGACCCGATAAGTTTCCACGCGGTGCCTAAGTTTGACCCGCAAAGCGGAACGCTGCCGAAAGCGTCCGGCGGTCTACCAAGCTATTCAAAAATCTTCGGCAACTGGCTATGCGAAACGGCGGCCAGAGACGACAAGCTAATGGCAATTACGCCAGCCATGCGCGAAGGTTCAGGCATGGTTGAGTTTTCGCGCCAGTACCCGTCGCAATATTTTGATGTCGCTATCGCTGAACAGCACGCCGTGACTTTTGCCGCAGGCCTTGCCATTGGCGGGTATAAACCGGTCGTCGCGATTTATTCGACCTTCCTGCAACGCGCCTACGATCAGGTGATTCACGACGTTGCTATCCAGAAACTGCCTGTCTTATTTGCAATAGATCGCGCAGGTATCGTGGGTGCAGACGGGCAAACCCACCAGGGCGCGTTCGACATCTCCTTCCTACGCTGCATTCCTGAAATGGTCATCATGACGCCAAGCGATGAGAACGAATGCCGCCAGATGCTGCATACCGGTTATCACTATAATGAAGGCCCATCCGCCGTGCGTTACCCTCGTGGCAACGGTACGGGTACTGAGTTGCAACCACTGGAATCACTACCCATCGGTAAAGGCGTGAAGAAACGTGAAGGTGAGAAAATCGCCCTGCTGAACTTCGGGACTTTACTTCCTGAAGCCGAAGCGGTAGCGCAATCCCTTAATGCCACGCTGGTCGATATGCGTTTTGTGAAGCCGCTTGATGAGGCTCTGATTCTTGAGCTGGCTGCCAGCCACGAATCGCTTGTGACCATTGAAGAAAATGCGGTTATCGGCGGTGCGGGTAGCGGCGTAAACGAAGTGCTAATGGCAAACCGTAAAGTCGTTCCCGTGCTGAATATCGGTTTACCAGATTACTTCATTCCGCAAGGCTCACAGGAAGAAGCGCGCACCGCTATCGGCCTTGATGCAAACGGTATGGAAACGAAAATCCGCGACTGGCTTAAATAA
- the ispA gene encoding (2E,6E)-farnesyl diphosphate synthase: MDFNHQLQAHAERANDALLRFLAPLPFQNTPLVEAMHYGALLGGKRLRPFLVYATGEMFGVTQEALDAPAAAVECIHAYSLIHDDLPAMDDDDLRRGQPTCHIKFGEASAILAGDALQTLAFSILSDAPMPGVAIADRLLMVKELASASGVAGMCGGQALDLEAEGKHVDLQSLERIHRHKTGALIRAAVRMGALSAGEAGRNALPLLDHYAESIGLAFQVQDDILDVIGDTATLGKRQGADQQLGKSTYPALLGLENAKTKAWDLYQESLRALEGLAHQSLDTTALEALASYIIQRDK, translated from the coding sequence ATGGATTTTAACCATCAGTTGCAGGCCCACGCCGAGCGGGCCAACGATGCGCTGCTGCGTTTTCTGGCACCGCTACCGTTTCAGAACACTCCTCTGGTTGAGGCAATGCACTATGGCGCACTATTGGGCGGTAAGAGACTCCGCCCGTTTCTGGTCTATGCGACCGGGGAAATGTTTGGCGTAACGCAAGAAGCGCTGGATGCACCCGCAGCGGCGGTGGAATGCATTCATGCTTACTCATTGATTCATGACGATTTACCCGCCATGGACGACGACGATTTACGTCGTGGGCAGCCAACCTGCCATATAAAATTCGGTGAAGCGAGCGCCATTTTAGCCGGAGATGCCCTACAAACGTTGGCGTTTTCTATACTTAGTGATGCACCAATGCCTGGCGTCGCTATTGCAGACCGACTCTTGATGGTTAAAGAACTGGCGAGCGCCAGCGGCGTTGCCGGAATGTGTGGCGGCCAGGCGTTAGATCTGGAAGCAGAAGGCAAGCATGTGGATCTGCAAAGCCTTGAGCGTATTCATCGCCATAAGACCGGGGCATTAATTCGTGCGGCGGTGCGCATGGGCGCATTGAGCGCCGGTGAAGCGGGCCGTAACGCCCTGCCCTTGCTTGACCATTATGCGGAAAGTATCGGGCTGGCATTCCAGGTTCAGGACGATATTCTCGACGTTATCGGCGATACCGCTACACTGGGTAAACGTCAGGGTGCCGATCAACAACTCGGCAAAAGCACCTACCCGGCGCTGCTTGGGCTAGAAAATGCCAAAACCAAAGCATGGGATCTCTACCAGGAATCTCTCCGGGCGCTGGAAGGCTTGGCTCACCAGTCGTTAGACACTACCGCACTGGAAGCGTTAGCAAGCTATATAATCCAACGTGATAAATAA
- the xseB gene encoding exodeoxyribonuclease VII small subunit, which translates to MPKKTEVPASFETALVELEQIVTRLESGDLALDEALNEFERGVQLARQGQVKLQQAEQRVQILLNDSEDAPLKPFTPDNE; encoded by the coding sequence ATGCCGAAAAAAACCGAAGTCCCGGCCAGTTTTGAAACTGCGCTTGTGGAGCTTGAGCAGATTGTTACTCGTCTCGAGAGCGGAGATTTAGCGCTCGATGAAGCGTTAAATGAATTTGAACGTGGCGTACAGCTTGCGCGCCAGGGTCAGGTGAAACTGCAGCAGGCAGAGCAACGCGTGCAAATCCTGCTAAATGATAGCGAAGACGCCCCACTCAAGCCTTTTACCCCGGATAACGAGTAA
- the thiI gene encoding tRNA uracil 4-sulfurtransferase ThiI, with amino-acid sequence MKFIIKLFPEITIKSQSVRIRFIKMLTGNIRNVLKHYDEDLAVVRHWDNIEVRAKDENQRIAIREALTRIPGIHHILEVEDVPFTDLHNIFEQALELYREQLEGKTFCVRVKRRGKHEFSSIEVERYVGGGLNQHIESARVKLTKPDVTVNLEIENDRLLLVKGRYEGIGGFPIGTQEDVLSLISGGFDSGVSSYMLMRRGCRVHYCFFNLGGAAHEIGVKQVAHYLWNRFGSSHRVRFVAINFEPVVGEILEKVEDGQMGVVLKRMFVRAASKVAERYGVQALVTGEALGQVSSQTLTNLRLIDNVSDTLILRPLISHDKEHIIDLAREIGTADFARTMPEYCGVISKSPTVKAVKAKIEAEEANFDFSILDRVVEEATNIDIREIANQTKEVVTEVETVGEFGPNDVLLDIRSIDEQDEKPFKPEGVEVASLPFYKLSTKFGDLDQSKNYLLWCERGVMSRLQALYLREQGFNNVKVYRA; translated from the coding sequence ATGAAGTTTATCATTAAATTGTTCCCGGAAATCACAATCAAGAGTCAATCTGTGCGCATACGCTTTATTAAGATGCTCACCGGGAACATTCGCAACGTTTTAAAACACTACGATGAAGATCTGGCGGTTGTTCGCCACTGGGACAACATTGAAGTTCGCGCTAAAGATGAAAATCAGCGTATCGCCATTCGCGAAGCGCTGACCCGTATTCCAGGTATTCACCATATTCTGGAAGTTGAAGATGTGCCGTTTACCGATTTACACAATATCTTCGAGCAGGCGCTGGAACTTTATCGCGAACAACTGGAAGGCAAAACCTTCTGTGTGCGTGTGAAACGTCGTGGTAAGCATGAGTTTAGCTCGATTGAAGTTGAGCGTTATGTTGGTGGCGGCCTGAATCAGCACATTGAATCGGCGCGCGTAAAACTGACCAAACCGGATGTAACGGTTAACCTGGAAATTGAAAACGATCGCCTGCTGTTGGTTAAAGGGCGTTACGAAGGTATCGGCGGCTTCCCGATTGGTACGCAAGAAGATGTGCTGTCGCTGATTTCCGGTGGTTTCGACTCCGGCGTTTCCAGCTACATGCTGATGCGTCGCGGTTGCCGCGTGCATTACTGCTTCTTTAACCTCGGCGGTGCTGCGCACGAAATCGGCGTTAAACAAGTGGCGCACTATTTGTGGAACCGCTTTGGTAGCTCCCACCGCGTGCGTTTCGTGGCAATTAACTTCGAACCGGTTGTGGGTGAAATCCTCGAGAAAGTCGAAGATGGCCAAATGGGCGTGGTGCTCAAGCGTATGTTTGTGCGTGCGGCTTCTAAAGTGGCAGAGCGTTATGGCGTGCAGGCCTTAGTGACCGGTGAAGCACTGGGCCAGGTTTCCAGCCAGACGCTGACGAACTTGCGTTTAATCGACAACGTTTCCGATACGCTGATTCTGCGCCCGCTTATCTCTCACGATAAAGAGCACATCATCGATTTGGCACGTGAAATCGGTACCGCTGATTTCGCGCGTACCATGCCGGAATACTGCGGCGTTATTTCGAAAAGCCCAACCGTAAAAGCGGTAAAAGCGAAGATTGAAGCCGAAGAAGCTAACTTTGATTTCTCGATACTCGATCGCGTTGTTGAAGAAGCGACGAATATCGATATTCGCGAAATCGCCAATCAGACCAAAGAAGTCGTGACGGAAGTAGAAACCGTTGGCGAATTTGGCCCGAATGATGTGCTGTTGGATATTCGTTCTATCGACGAGCAAGACGAGAAGCCATTTAAGCCAGAAGGTGTAGAGGTCGCATCACTGCCGTTCTACAAACTGAGCACCAAATTTGGCGATTTGGACCAGAGTAAAAACTATTTGCTGTGGTGCGAACGTGGCGTTATGAGCCGTTTGCAGGCGCTGTATTTGCGTGAGCAAGGGTTTAATAACGTGAAGGTTTACCGGGCTTAA